Proteins encoded within one genomic window of Marasmius oreades isolate 03SP1 chromosome 4, whole genome shotgun sequence:
- a CDS encoding uncharacterized protein (CAZy:CE4), translated as MKTSSIVVLLSFGLSVSAVHRHRPGPVKRQLAQVFSNCTVPNTVALTFDDGPSIYARNISDTLTKYNVKGTFFYNGNNRGCIYDQDNMANVRYVYGQGHQVASHTWGHRDLATLGSDEVRDEMRRVEEALQRIVGVVPAFMRPPYESYNDNVRTIAAARGQSLVLWDFDAGDDDGKPPANTIRDYIDIINQHPSTLLPLNHEIETTAHQVVPEVVDRLRAAGYRLVTVAECLGGMDPYQSVGEPGTPDASWHC; from the exons ATGAAGACCTCCTCCATCGTCGTTTTGCTCTCCTTTGGTTTATCAGTCTCTGCTGTTCACCGACATCGTCCGGGTCCGGTCAAACGGCAGTTAGCCCAGGTTTTCTCAAATTGTACAGTGCCGAACACTGTTGCCCTCACATTC GATGACGGTCCTTCTATCTACGC GCGTAACATCAGCGACACGTTGACGAAATACAATGTGAAGGGTACTTTTTTCTACA ATGGCAACAACC GGGGTTGTATCTACGATCAAGACAATATGGCGAATGTACGATATGTTTATGGTCAAGGTCATCAAGTAGCATCCCACACCTGGGGACATCGAGATTTAGCAACGCTTGGCTCGGATGAAG TTCGCGATGAAATGCGGCGCGTCGAAG AGGCTCTTCAACGGATTGTTGGCGTCGTACCGGCGTTCATGCGACCGC CCTACGAAAGCTACAACGATAACGTCAGAACCATAGCCGCTGCCCGTGGCCAATCTCTAGTACTCTGGGACTTTGA TGctggcgacgacgacgggaAACCACCGGCAAATACTATCCGTGACTATATTGACATAATCAACCAACACCCGAGTACACTTTTACCTCTTAACCACGAGATTG AAACCACTGC GCATCAAGTGGTTCCTGAAGTTGTAGATCGACTAAGAGCGGCTGGGTACAGATTGGTTACAGTGGCTGAATGTCTGGGCGGAATGGACCCCTATCAGAGCGTTGGGGAACCTGGTACTCCGGAT GCTAGCTGGCATTGCTAA
- a CDS encoding uncharacterized protein (CAZy:CE4) yields the protein MKTSSIVVLLSFGLSVSAVHRHRPGPVKRQLAQVFSNCTVPNTVALTFDDGPSIYARNISDTLTKYNVKGTFFYNGNNRGCIYDQDNMANVRYVYGQGHQVASHTWGHRDLATLGSDEVRDEMRRVEEALQRIVGVVPAFMRPPYESYNDNVRTIAAARGQSLVLWDFDAGDDDGKPPANTIRDYIDIINQHPSTLLPLNHEIETTA from the exons ATGAAGACCTCCTCCATCGTCGTTTTGCTCTCCTTTGGTTTATCAGTCTCTGCTGTTCACCGACATCGTCCGGGTCCGGTCAAACGGCAGTTAGCCCAGGTTTTCTCAAATTGTACAGTGCCGAACACTGTTGCCCTCACATTC GATGACGGTCCTTCTATCTACGC GCGTAACATCAGCGACACGTTGACGAAATACAATGTGAAGGGTACTTTTTTCTACA ATGGCAACAACC GGGGTTGTATCTACGATCAAGACAATATGGCGAATGTACGATATGTTTATGGTCAAGGTCATCAAGTAGCATCCCACACCTGGGGACATCGAGATTTAGCAACGCTTGGCTCGGATGAAG TTCGCGATGAAATGCGGCGCGTCGAAG AGGCTCTTCAACGGATTGTTGGCGTCGTACCGGCGTTCATGCGACCGC CCTACGAAAGCTACAACGATAACGTCAGAACCATAGCCGCTGCCCGTGGCCAATCTCTAGTACTCTGGGACTTTGA TGctggcgacgacgacgggaAACCACCGGCAAATACTATCCGTGACTATATTGACATAATCAACCAACACCCGAGTACACTTTTACCTCTTAACCACGAGATTG AAACCACTGCGTAA
- a CDS encoding uncharacterized protein (CAZy:CE4), which yields MLMKTSSIAFTLLSFGLLDLASAAPRPVKRQLAQIYDRCTEPNTVALTFDDGPYIYARDISDVLTQNGAKGTFFYNGNNWDCIYDQNIMDNVRYVYGQGHQVASHTWRHADLSTLSWDQVHDEMWRVEQALQRIVGVVPAFMRPPYGSYNDNVRAVAAARGQSLVLWDFDAGDADGKPPADNIRDYTDKINQHPNTLLPLNHETYETTAHQVIPQVVSQLKAAGYRMVTVAECLGGMNPYQSVGEPGTPDGSWSC from the exons ATGTTAATGAAGACCTCCTCCATCGCCTTCACTTTGCTCTCCTTTGGTTTATTGGATTTGGCTTCTGCTGCTCCTCGTCCTGTCAAACGGCAATTAGCACAGATATACGACCGTTGTACAGAGCCGAACACGGTTGCTCTCACATTC GATGACGGTCCTTATATCTACGC ACGCGACATCAGTGACGTACTGACGCAAAATGGTGCGAAGGGGACTTTTTTCTACA ATGGCAACAACT GGGATTGTATCTACGATCAAAACATAATGGATAACGTCCGATATGTTTATGGTCAAGGACATCAAGTAGCTTCCCATACCTGGCGACATGCGGATTTGTCAACGCTTAGCTGGGATCAAG TTCACGACGAAATGTGGCGCGTCGAAC AGGCTCTCCAACGGATCGTTGGTGTCGTACCAGCGTTCATGCGACCGC CCTACGGAAGCTACAACGACAACGTCAGAGCCGTAGCCGCTGCCCGTGGCCAATCTCTAGTTCTATGGGACTTTGA TGCTGGCGACGCCGATGGGAAACCACCCGCAGATAATATCCGGGACTATACTGATAAGATCAACCAACACCCGAATACGTTGTTACCTCTTAACCATGAGACTTATG AAACGACTGC ACATCAAGTTATCCCTCAAGTTGTGAGTCAACTAAAGGCAGCTGGGTATAGGATGGTTACGGTCGCTGAATGTCTGGGAGGGATGAATCCGTATCAGAGTGTTGGGGAGCCTGGTACGCCGGAT GGGAGCTGGAGTTGCTAA